In Anopheles arabiensis isolate DONGOLA chromosome 2, AaraD3, whole genome shotgun sequence, the genomic window ATGATGTCGGCCCGGGCCCGATCGACCCAGCCGCAGTGCCACCGGTTCCCTATCAGGCGCACCGTGTCCAGGGCCGGGAACGCGCCCGGGAAGGCCCCGAACGAGCGCAACCGATTGTAGCTGACCCACAGGTTGCGGAGGCCCGCCAGCTGCAGCTCGGGCGAAGCGTCCAATCGCGCGATTTGATTCACGGACAGGTCGAGATCGCGCAGCCGCCTCATCGCACCCAGCACGTCCAGCTCGATGTGGGTTAGTTGATTCTGCGACAGGTCCAACCGTTTTAGGCCCACCAGCAGCGAGAGGCGCGCTGGCAGCCGCTCCAGCCGCGTGCGTGTGATGTGCAGTATTCGGAGCTTTTCGTACGGGGCTCCAGCGGGCCCGCCGGCTACATCGAACATTCGCAGACCGGTCGCATCGATCACGAGCGTATCGAGCGTGTGGGAATGGAACGACACGGAGGGGATGTGGCCACCGCGAAGCGTCAGACAGTCTGTGCGCTGCAGCAGCGCGAACAGTGCCGGCCCGAAGTGGTCAATCTGGCAGCCGTCGAGCGAGAgttcaccgccaccgcccgTTTGTGCCATCGCGGAAAGGGTCGCGTTGGTAAGTGTCACATTTTGCAGTCGGCCAACACGCTTGTCGCCCCGGCGACGATGATGAGGCACGGCACGGCCATACACACTGCCTACCACCGCTAGGAACAGCAGACCTGCCAAGGCCCTGCAACAATTTGAAGCGAGAAAGGAAAGGAATCAATCAAAGTAGGTTTCGCAGTACGCTTCTGGCAGCGTGATGCGTCGTCTTACAGCAGTATCACGTCCCGGTAGCGTGCCATCGTCAACATGGCCTCCTGCGTTGTTTGTTATCAATTGACTGAGaccgagagagacagagagagagagcggttGACGACGATCGGTGCGACGTCGTTTTTGGACCGGATCGTTGCTTTGCCGGTTCGCTCCACATTGATCGTGGCACCGTGGATTCTGGGTCTATTTattggcttttgttttggggGTGGAGGGGAGCCCCCTTTACACAAGAAGGTTGCGCTCTAGATTAACGGAGAACGGAGAGTCCATCTatccagcagcaaaacaacgtgttatttatttgtttggttcgttttgATACGTTTGTTTGTCACAGTTTGCGCGCGTTCAGTGCGCCCTGGTTGGCTGGTGCGTCAGTTGGGGCATGCGACATGGGGCAGCTGACTGAGCGACTTCTAAACCAGCATTAAACGTTACAGGAAAGAACTGGAATCACTAGTACATGATgtgttttctattttaaatgataaaaattatatGTACACAATCCTTAGGCTACTggaatccggttcgaaggaccagaTATTGATTGAAACGTCTTCTTCTACGTCTACCAAACTGATTGCAGCTCATCGCGCAAAGCATCAATCCTTTAATGACACCGATAATGACACTTTGTGCATGTTTTATGAGCACTTTAAACCCTCCGATTGCAAATCATTCCAAGACGCTTTCCCATCATCCTACCATAAACTTCACCGTGCCAACGTCCGTGAGGAGGTGTTTATTTCATTACGTTTCCGTCTCCCCAGCGTTGATCAAACAATCATCACAAGACTTGTCATCCGTCGGTAATTAAGACGGTGTTTTGCTCCCATTAAAGGACAGACACACGCACTGTACCATCTGTTTCGGTCCGGGGTTTCGGTCCCGCCCGAGCGTGACCGgcggtggttggttggttaaTGGTGAATAAATAATACCACCTCCAGCCCTCCACCCCGGGGTGGTACGGGTGGTCACGACTCTTCACTTCGACGATATCAAACTGTTCGATGATATCAAAGCGACGACGAGATCCAACTCGACACGAAAGGGAGGCGAAAGTTTTCTTAAGATTTTAAAGATCATACAAAAGCGACTCCTCTTTCCCCCTCCGCTTCGGTTTCGGTGACACAGCTTGTCGTCTTTAATGTGTTAGCTCTGGGAAGGGCGACGAAGACATGCTCAGGAggaatttatttgattttgtgcCACGTGATGAAGGATAACACTTGAAGGGACGGGTGAAGGAGTACATTCGTTTGTTGGGTGTGCGCACGTGTGTGTCCTTGTGTGGGACaggaaattgaatttccatTCTATGCGAACCACAAAATAGCACCGAGATGGCGGACATTTTGCCAGTTTCCTCACGTGCAGAATGCCTTTGCGGTAGCGTAAAAAAGCCATCTATAAAGCATTCTTCCAGTTCTTCAAGCCCGTTTCATTCCAATGCTTCTTCCTGTATCGATATGGGGGAGAGCGGAAATCATacgttttaaaatttaaactcACCTCGTGTCGATTTCTAATCATGTTTAACATTAACGTGCATTTCAATTCTATTTCCGCTCCGCAAACAGTCTGCATGTATGCATGTTCcaatgttcgtttttttttggttggttggttgaccTTATCCCGGAATTGAACAGACCCGACAGGGTCAAACGATCGATCCCAACGGTTCTTGGCGGTTGTCGGCCCACCCTGGTCCAaacacaacaacgacaacaacaacatgccaacacaaccacatacacacgtacacaaaccATTAGCTCTAACGGCTTCCGGCGCCTTCGAAAGCCGCCCGAAATGTCGCATAAAACTGTCACTCGATACATGGGCTGGTGGTTTTGCCGTCTGCGCCTTTACCCTGCTTTAATGTGGCACCACCACTCGGCAGTGCGACTTTAAGCCGCTCACGACCGCTCAGAACGACTGTGTGCCGGTGGTTCTGCTGTGTGTTTCCTTCCGTACGCGATCGTACGCGGTATCGATTTTCCAATAAGTTTCACTACTTTATGGCTCAGATCAGGGGAAAGGATCAGGAATCGGTCAGACGACTTCCGAAAGTGCAAACCGCAGACCGGGCCGCCGCAAGTCTCTTTCTTCCAGAAGGTGTCTCCGGTGGTagacgtgtgtgcttgtgtgtgttagtttgcatattaattaatatttttattgttacttTATCGCACCTGCCAGTCGTGCTCGTGCTCGCTCGATGTTGCCTATATGCCAGGTGATTCTCAGACCTTTTTCGTTGCAGATCGGGAGGGGTTTGCTTTGCGTCGAGAAGTGTGCCGCAAAACCGCAAACCCTGTGGCATGCTTGGATGGGCCGTGGGTTGCCCGGTGCCCAAGGCAAGGCAAGGCACCTGGTGACAGTTTTATGCGCTCCATAAGCTACCAGACCGCAAGCCGAGCCGGCGAACTAAGTAGGCGCGGTGATTTGCTTAAAGAGTGTCGGCCATTAGTTAAAGTGAAGTAAGCTTAACCCTTGCAGTGCGCGGGCAGTGCAAGAAGCTGTTCGGGGGAAGAGATTAGCATCACTTTGTTTTTATCCCACGCAAGGGTTGCAGTGCGAAAGCATTCCCagcatttgcaaaaaaaaaaataggaaaacaacGCATTCGAATTGACAGTTAGCGTTGACAGTAATTGTCATTCGGTGGCGCTGATTTTGGTTTTCAACCTCTGCCTTTAAGTTTAATACCACACGAACGCAGACAGACAGCGACAGAAGATGTTGAGAAACGGggcatgttttgctttttatttacCCCCGTTCTGGAAGCCTCTCTACAACTGGCCATAATCAACCATTAGcaggttttgtgtgtttcactCCGGACCCAACACCACCGCGTTGGGTGCATGTGGGCTGGGTTTGCTCTTTACATTCTCGCTATCCTcgctttcccccttttttttacaatctgTAGTTTTTGATAGCAAATATCAATAAAAGTGATTTAATGGTTTTGCATATGGAAGGGATATTTAGTGGTGATAAGCACACCCGAGCCCCGATACACGCCGTGGGCACACCGCAGCCCCTGTGTAATGCCATAATAAACAGCTTCCGGAGGTCGCTCTGGTTAGTCGGATGCGTAATTCGGGGTTTTTGGAGCGATTGCGATGGAAGAGTTATTGGATGGTTTGGGGAGAGATGGGGGGGAGGGCAATTTCCTTAATGAGTCCGCAATTTGCCTCAAACGAGATCAGCTTTAATTGATATTGAAAAACGGAGCAAGGATGGTTTTTATGGATTCAGGTAGATTATCAGCTTAACCAAATTGGGGGAAAATATGCCACCGGGAAAGAGTCGTGAATTCGAATCTTTGGTagttaattaattattgaaaGTCTTTAAATATCCATTGCGGGGATGGGGAATGAATTATTGACCGTATGTAAATACTCAATGATACAGAACTGATGAAACATCCAACAAACCAGTTCTAATTTCAGATAAAACTAATAATAGTTCTGCACTTTCAATGCATTAAGTCAATCTCTTacaatttatttccatttggAGCTTCCAGTAAGCTCCAGTAAAGCTATCGCTAAACTATTTCATGACATTTTACCACACATTTTGAAACATCTCTACACTTCAAATCCTCCCATATAATGTGGACTTTACAGCATCGTTgagccttttttatttatccatTCCCATTTAACATTTCTCTCCAAACGGTTCCAAACTGCCTCAGACTCATCAGTCTCTATCGCGCACGTCAAAGCGTGtgatattgatttatttaaaaatctcCGAAAGGCCAACAACTGACAAACCCCTTCACTCTCACGCCGGTAAAATCGATCAAGCTCGCGCTTTTACGGCACCGAGGAGTACGCCTAATCACACACGCAAAGGGGGGTTAAGAGGGAGGGAGTTTAGGAATTCCACTCCAAgcacacacagcgcacagcACATCAGTCATCCCGTATGCGTACAATCACAGCGTGTCCCCGACGGGAGAAGCATTtgaacaaatcaaaacaaaacccttccTCCAGCCAAAAAGCAAGCCCCTGGAACCCTGGAATGCTTTTGTCTCAATGCCAGCCAGATTGGCGCTCCAGTCGCCAGTCGAGCCAACGGAGTCCAGTTCTAATCGTCAGCCTCGTCACAGCCACAGCAAGAAGGCGAGCAGAACGAACGAGATCGAAGGAAAATTAATGTATCCTTCACACACACCCCGCGCCCGATCTTGTGTTTTAGAATTCCATATCTTTGCACAACGAGGAAGGTGTTCAGTCAACCGCATAACCCGTTGTGTTGTCAGTTCTTTctttcgtgtttgtgttttgttataaaattCTCTCTTTATCCACTTTCAACAGACATCATCATATTTTTCGTTCTGTTGTTTGCTTGGAAAGGTCTCCGAAGGAGCGAtcgcgagcgagcgcgcgcgcgcgccaggCGCTTCAGGCGTAATTGTTGGTGATGCCTTCTTCGCGCCGATCGTGCAATGGATGGATTGGAGATGGATTCCATCGGATTCACCTTGTCCATCACATAgctcacagcagcagcagcatcatcacacacacacccaaacgaGCCCTTCTCATCAGCGATCGTCTCACGAGCTGATCGGTGTGAAAACGGTGCAAAATCAACATAAATTAATCATTGccctgtttgctgctgctggcggggGAGCAAAGCCGAAAGGGGAACCGTAACCGACGTGGACCAAGGTGGAATCGCGTGAAAGAAGCTCTGTATGTTTGGCTTGTGGATCTTTCACCGCTTTTTTCTTGTGGCGGTGTGTGGTGGGTTCGATCACTTTGCCACTTCAACACGACACGTACAAAGACAGCAGAGTTTGTGCAGTTTCACCAGCGGGAGGAAGAGTACACATacatgaagaaaaaacaaacccccctTACAGTACAGTTTTAATGGATGaagtacacacacaggcacagacATACAAAAAATGGGGAAGAAGCATTACGCGTTCGCGGCTCATCAGGACTTCTTTACATCTGGACCCACTAATGAGCAAGACAAGCGGCTGACAACTTGCTGTCCTCTCATCGGTTCATGGGGCTTTGCGGAAGGGCGCACGACTCCATGAAGAACTCAACGTTGACATCTTCATATCGAGTGCTCTCTCTCCTCGTTTGTTGCTGAAGTTTGCTGAGGACGCAACGCTAAGGCCCCAGAATTAGCGTCTGCAATCACTCACATCCCTCGCGTTTCCTCCGCTGTTGTGTCTCAGGTGTTTTGAGACAGTGCAGCCATTACGGTTAACGGAGGCCGGCTGCACTTGATTAAGAGAGTCATGCCATTGGTTTTGTAAGTCAAATGAGTTGCTTTAGCAGAGAATTAGCCCCCAAAATCCTCTAACATTTAACTTTCGTCCAAAATCAGAGAGTTTGTGATGGCGAAAGCCAACCAGTGCCAGCGATCTTTGCACTAATCCATCGTACCACCAACGCGCTCCATCCAGCCTTCCATCCATGATGACTAAAAGCTTTTGAGAGATGAAGAGAAAagtataattttaaattaaaaactgcACCAACGTAGAACTTGTTTGTCGTagcacacagccacagagTCACAACAAAGCCAGACCAACAAACGACGGTTGAGAGCTGATGATGAGTGGATCTGAATAATTGATCAACTAAAAATGGAGTTTCGTCTGGGGTTTTTCGACCATTTTCGGCAACTCTGGTCTCGATTAtatcccccccctcccccctccactGGATTGTCCACTTTGTGGTGGCCTTTTTTTGGGAAGTGGTCGGAAGCGGAAGCAGCTGTTGTGATGAAAGAGTGGCAGCAGAGCCGAATGAATTAccccttcgatcgatcgatcagaATCCCCTGTATAATGATGTCGGGtcagcaaaaaaggaagcttCTTGTGGATCGAAATCACTCGAGTGGACACATTTATTAAGTCACATTCGGATGGGATACTTCTATCACACAAAATGCATCACTATTtgaggtgtgtgtttgtgttttttcaagGGGAAATAGGAAATAGACAACAAATCCCATCGCATCCCAGCAGCTAAATGGCTTACAAGCCACGAGATGAGGTTACGGGACGGGGAAGGAAAAGACCAACCCGTCAAACGCACAGCGTCACAGCGTGTACTTAAACCTCCCTCATAATCCCGCGCTCACTCAAATCCACCCCCGTAGGGTGGGACTCATCTTCAGTCAGTCATAAATCACCGCGACCGCCGCCGTTGCCACCGCATCcctaaatgtgtgtgtgtgtgtgcaggagaGGGCTCGAGAAAACATCGCAAAACCatggaaagagagagcgagagagagagagaattagaaaaacacaaaatcctagacaaaaaacacacacacaccccaaacAGACACAGAGGTGTGCTTCTGTAACGTTCCTACaaaatcactaaaaaccaTGGGAAGtgggaaacacaaaaaaacaacatcaccaGTAACTATCGTTAAgatattttcaaacatttttaatgGTCTATGGTTCAGTGGGAGAGAGGTTtggcgtctttttttttgcctttgcaCGATCGCACCCAACACCGATCAGTCGCGGTAAAAACAGATGTAAAACGCCTTAATGAGCCTGCGCTTCGTTGGAACGtttggaacaaaaaaacacacacaaatttcccaaataaaaacacacagttCTACCTCCTCCCTCTTACATTAAATCGACCTTCGATGCgtgggtgtgtgtagtgtGGTGTTCGGGAAAGGAGGGGGCCAGCAAAAGTGCAACAGATCGCGCACACGATGCGTTTGTCAAACAAGTTTGCCTCTAatctgtttatttatttaccattTCGATAGAGCAGAGCAAAGCAAAGGTACGGCCTACGATCGTAGCTTAAATAACGATCGTAACACTACTTTGCAGGAGAAGAAGAGATAGGGAAACATGTGATTCTTGGAGCGGTAGCCCCTGCTCTATGGACTAAGAGGGGCCATCTAAATGGAAATTGCGTTTCTCGAGGCGAAATGTGCCAGCTTGAAGGCACTGCTACTTACAAAGTAagcgatcatcatcattttggcgggtgtgtgtgtgattaagtgatggatttttttttctttcgtttgttcCTTGCGTTGTTCGTTTGTTGGATTTGAACAGCAAAAGCAATAGCTAGTAGCTAGTAGCGAGTGTTTCTTTtccgtgttgtttttttggacGTTTGGTTTTTGAGTGAATTAGCTCGCAGCAATATTTATGTGTTGTGATAAACACAGCCGCCCCTTTATTAGATGGTGCTTTCCgttttaataaacattttgGTGGTGGTTCTCATAATTTAGAAAAATTGATGCATTTGATGCCCAGCACTagcacgcacactcacaaaaacagCGTAAAAGAGCAAAGTGAAGGCATTCAAAATTGATTGCGATTGGAAAGATTTATGGCGAAGTTTTTAATAccattttttagcaataaagtACAAGTAATAGTAGTCAAacgatagaaagagagagagagagagagagagaaaaagagagagagagagagagagagtaaataagaagcttttttttaccaaaattaatcaatttttGAGTAGCTTATTCTTAAAACAGTTGTATTCTCATTAACAGATATCAAGTTGCAATGATTTATGAACCATTCAAGCAGTCCAAATAAGAAAAGCATGTTAAAGCATGTTAAAACTCTTTGACCCGAGTCTTTCTTTCAAGGAGCacacggactatgtcatcaacaaggccaacaaaagtcttggttatatttgtcgcatgtccactgaaattcgtgatcctttttgtcttaagtccctttattgttgttgggtccgttccgtactggaatatgcctgtgtcatctggtctcctgttcaactatctttgctccaaaggattgagaggatccagagacgttttacaaggatcgtatttcgtaggtcgctgggtcatcactctattccgcttccttcgtatgacgatagatgcactctattaggccttgccaagttggagcaccgcctctcggtcgctcaggcttctttcgtcgctggcatattgctcaatacgattgatactccttcacttctgtcgcgcttacatttgtatgcaccttgtcgcaccttacgttatcgttttcgtctccagttacctatatgtcgtacacgttttgctcgcaatgagccttttgtaagagctatgtcgtcttttaatagtacttctgatctgttcgatttcaacatatcctatcctgtctaccgatcccgtcttcgctccttttccgtaccataaactccttccaactccttcgtgaataattgtatactatagtcagtaagcactattgctgtaacccaacgtggccgagcaattaataaaataaaaaataaaataaaataaaaaaatacaataaaagtCATAAAACTCCGCTTTTAAAAGTAACCAACAACATCATTCTAAAACTCAACTCAATTTCACTCAtcttgtttcttgtttccCAATGTGtcctttttaaaacattcccACAAATTGACGGAAACCAAAACCCCTTTCCCGGTAAAAGCGCTTCTTCGCGGGGAAACACGACTTTCAGTGTCGACAAAACTAATCCTTCACTGTCAATAACCTGTCATACGCGCATCAATAATTGTTTTGCGTAGCGAGTGTAGAGCGATGCAAGCGAACGATTATTGTTTCATCAAATCCCGACCGTTTCCCGCAGTCAAAACACGTCGTCAccggttgtgtgcgtgtgtgtgtgtattttcgaATAGTATCGATTTTCCAGCGCCACCGCCAGAACTCGATCTCTCAACCACCACGCCGCAACCCttcgcgtttgtttgttgcgctCGGGGGTACGGGTAAGTGTTGTGCGCTGGGGTTTGCGGGTTTTTGACACATGTTTTACCTCGTAAAACTGACGATCAAAAAAGCACCCTCCCAAGAAGGATGTGAGACTAAAGGGATCGATGGATGTGTTTGACCTCTCCGTGGCCCGTGCCGTGTATCCGTGTTTTCCGAAAAGCGTCTCAGATCTCGCGTCTGCATCTCGGGgcggataaaaaaaaataaaggggAAAAGAGAAACACTTTTTGCCATTAAATTTGTCACCGATTTAAAAGAATTTAACTGCTTCCCATTACATCCCAGTCAGCACTTTCAATTACCAATCTCTAACctgtggttttttgttcacAATTAACagataagagagagagagagaaaaaaggggtcccaacactaaaaaacaaaccatttacGTCAATTAGAGTGCTCTCTCCGTCTCAGCCTTTTTTGTATGCAACTCACCCAACTTTATGATCCCCAACTCCTCCACCCGGGCAAGGCAAGGTGACAAACTATCAACAACTGGATGACAAATTTGTATCTAATAGATCGTTTGCCCCCTTTGCTTTTTCTAcccaaaaattacaaaaaaaagaactacgAAATAAAACGGTTAAAGGCAAAAGGGGAGAACGCACGTTGCAGTTAAGCAGTAGCAGTAGAAGCAAGTCAATGGACCCTTAAATGCAACGGGGGAACCATAATTTGATGACAACTTCCTGCCAACCACGGCACGACATGGCAAAAAGCACAGCGTAGCACAAGGGGGAGAAAGGATTCTGTTTCGGTAAAGTGCGAGGTGAAGTAATTCAATATTATTTATCTTCGTTTCGTAGTGTGTTGCGAGCGAAAAAGCGAGGGAGGGCCACAAAATGAATGCATTTTCGGgatgcaatttaaaaatagcaGCTGGAGAGAAGGCATTTTTCCCTGATGGCTTGGCAGGAGGATTTTGGGTTGTACCGCTTGataatttattacaatttttacTTATTGCAGTTTGGCGCCCTGTTCCGTTTGTCGTACATCATAAAGAAGGGGAAGGGGGGTGCAGTTGCGCAAGAGGAAAGGGGTTTTTGTAAAGTGTTTTGTACGATTAAGTTACACCTTACGCTGGTAATAAATAAGCGCGGTGCTACtaattgtttaaattgttCAGCAAAGCAATGCAAAGATCACACTTTTCTTCACATTTTGTTTCCATTGAGATGATCATTTTGCTCTGGTGATCGTCCCATAAAAGCAGATTCAGTTAAAATCACCCAAACCCCTTAAAATCACTTCATTTTCTCAAGtagcatttttattaataCCTGACATTTAATACTAAAACACAACCATCATACTGCTTCCAACCAAAAACACCTATTCCTTTTCATTCACCGCAAAGCAGCTTGTGGCCAATTACACCACAATTAGGCCGCCAAAAAGCTAACCAAACACTTCACAAAAGCCCAACACCCCTGCAAGCCAGCTGCGAGCCGCTTCGCATAACGCTAGCCGAAAAGCACAGCGAAACAATAAACTAACAGTTGCCAACCACTagccgaccaccaccaccaccaccatcatcgccaCCAATCAGTAAATGGGACGTGATTCGATTCAATTAACAGCTCGTTACCTACCGCCACCACCaagacaaccaaaaaaaaggaccaCGGCAGCTGGATTTGAGCCGTCCCAGtaggcgctgctgctgctgttgctactgctgctgactTGCACTTTTGCACACGCCCTTCACATCCGTCAGAGCAACCATCGGGACACTGGATCGGCATGCAACAGGACAGAAAACCTCCCGCGGCGAGAGCGACATGAGCGAAGAGCGgccgaaaacaacaaaaaaaaaggaaaacacacgGAAGGATCTACATTCTTTAACGCGTTTGGCAGGGCGTAACTTCCTGCCTGGGTCAACGTCCACCGCGCACCATCAAAAGGTGTGAACAAAGGCATTTTTATGACTTTATTATCTCAAACCATTTTTGGAGACACCCGCTGCGGCGAAGGAAGAGCATGATCGTGTGCATCATGATTTTGGTCGACTCTTGTGGCCCACGTAGGGATCATCATGTGCGCCCGGAAGTGGCGGGCCCGGCCGGCCGGTTTTGTGCGTTACTGTTATTTATATAGtgatttttgctcccttttgcCTACCCTACCCCCCGCCTACCCCTCCCGGCAAATAGGGCCGCAAAACAATGTCCCTGTGTCACATTGTAGACATTGTGGTTCACGACCAAAGCAGCGAGAATCTTGCACGCTTTCAAGCGAACAATCCCGGGTACAATGGTGCCGTCCCACGTGTGCGCGCGTCCACACAATAAACGGTCAAACAACTGGTTGTCCGTTTTTCGGTAGCACGTAGCACGGAGCTTGTGATAGAAGGACGTagaagcgagaaaaaaaggatgaatGAATTCTTGCTCCCATAACGCTTCCACCCTCGTGTTTCACACCCCGTGT contains:
- the LOC120893693 gene encoding volume-regulated anion channel subunit LRRC8A-like → MLTMARYRDVILLALAGLLFLAVVGSVYGRAVPHHRRRGDKRVGRLQNVTLTNATLSAMAQTGGGGELSLDGCQIDHFGPALFALLQRTDCLTLRGGHIPSVSFHSHTLDTLVIDATGLRMFDVAGGPAGAPYEKLRILHITRTRLERLPARLSLLVGLKRLDLSQNQLTHIELDVLGAMRRLRDLDLSVNQIARLDASPELQLAGLRNLWVSYNRLRSFGAFPGAFPALDTVRLIGNRWHCGWVDRARADIMRHGITAFGADYDCPGERQGGLCCYDDVPGEVVAIEQTTTAGEAGADDLTLRASNRSTIEVRYGDVELFL